A section of the Cryobacterium soli genome encodes:
- a CDS encoding beta-galactosidase: MSAVASTGSTSGARWVRWPAAHTLADGTESLPADAARIGYGADYNPEQWPEEVWADDMRLMREAGVNIVSVGIFSWALLQPTPDSWDFGWLDRAIDLLHANGIAVDLATATASPPPWLTELHPEVLPVNRLGETIWPGGRQQWRPTSPVFRRYALALVEKMAERYAQHPALSMWHISNELGCHNVYDYSDDAARAFRDWLQDRYGSLVELNRAWGTAFWSQNYTTWTQILPPRLAATHPNPTQQLDFARFSSDALKDYLVDEREILRRATPEVPITTNFMVMGETRGMDYADWAAEVDVVSNDHYLLVADPHRFEELSFSANLTGQIAGRAPWFLMEHSTSAVNWQPVNQAKTPGQLRRDSLTHLAHGADAICFFQWRASLAGAEKFHSAMLPHAGSDSSVFRSVARFGGELARLAEVAGSRTKQARIAVLFDWDSWWASELDSHPTELLRYKAEAMAWYTAALANGLQADIVPARSVLAGHGLAGYDLVIAPMLYVVPDELADALADYTNAGGHLVVGVFSGIADADDHIHPGGYPGAFRELLGVRAEEFGGLLAGQTVALSGDLPAGSTGSLLTHDVAVRPDVEVLARFVDGPFPGVPAITGRTVGAGRASFVATVPDRAALVALVGRFAADAGIHSPLPEEVHGTVQLAVRQSDSREYLFYINHSALAVTVPLGAADGDLTAVDLGGSTLAADSLTLPATGVAVLSRARTEA, translated from the coding sequence ACACCCTCGCCGACGGCACCGAGAGCCTGCCCGCCGACGCCGCCCGCATCGGCTACGGCGCCGACTACAACCCCGAGCAGTGGCCGGAAGAGGTCTGGGCCGACGACATGCGCCTCATGCGCGAGGCCGGCGTCAACATCGTCTCCGTCGGCATCTTCTCCTGGGCGCTGCTGCAGCCCACGCCCGACAGCTGGGATTTCGGCTGGCTCGACCGCGCCATCGACCTGCTGCACGCCAACGGCATCGCCGTCGACCTGGCCACAGCCACCGCCAGCCCGCCGCCGTGGCTCACCGAACTGCACCCCGAAGTGCTGCCGGTCAACCGCCTCGGTGAGACCATCTGGCCCGGCGGCCGCCAGCAGTGGCGCCCCACCTCGCCTGTCTTCCGTCGCTACGCGCTCGCCCTGGTGGAGAAGATGGCCGAGCGCTACGCCCAGCACCCCGCCCTGTCGATGTGGCACATCAGCAACGAGCTCGGCTGCCACAACGTCTACGACTACTCGGATGACGCCGCGCGCGCCTTCCGTGACTGGCTGCAGGACCGCTACGGCTCGCTCGTAGAGCTCAACCGGGCCTGGGGCACCGCGTTCTGGTCGCAGAACTACACCACCTGGACCCAGATCCTGCCGCCGCGCCTGGCCGCCACGCATCCCAACCCCACCCAGCAGCTCGACTTCGCCCGGTTCTCCAGCGACGCGCTCAAGGACTACCTCGTCGACGAGCGCGAGATCCTGCGCCGGGCGACCCCTGAGGTGCCGATCACTACGAACTTCATGGTGATGGGTGAGACCCGCGGCATGGACTACGCCGACTGGGCCGCCGAGGTGGACGTGGTCTCCAACGACCACTACCTGCTCGTGGCCGACCCGCACCGCTTCGAAGAACTCTCCTTCTCGGCCAACCTCACCGGTCAGATCGCCGGGCGGGCACCGTGGTTCCTCATGGAACACTCCACCAGCGCCGTCAACTGGCAGCCGGTGAACCAGGCCAAGACCCCCGGCCAGCTCCGCCGCGACAGCCTCACCCACCTGGCGCACGGCGCCGACGCGATCTGCTTCTTCCAGTGGCGTGCGTCGCTGGCCGGCGCCGAGAAGTTCCACTCCGCGATGCTGCCGCACGCGGGCTCCGACAGCTCGGTGTTCCGCAGCGTCGCCCGTTTCGGCGGCGAGCTCGCGCGCCTGGCCGAGGTGGCCGGTAGCCGCACGAAGCAGGCCCGCATCGCTGTCCTCTTCGACTGGGACTCCTGGTGGGCCTCCGAGCTCGACTCGCACCCCACCGAGCTGCTCCGCTACAAGGCCGAGGCCATGGCCTGGTACACCGCCGCGCTGGCCAACGGCCTGCAGGCCGACATCGTGCCGGCCCGCTCGGTGCTTGCCGGGCACGGCCTGGCCGGGTACGACCTGGTCATCGCGCCCATGCTCTATGTGGTGCCCGATGAACTGGCGGATGCCCTCGCCGACTACACGAACGCCGGCGGCCATCTCGTGGTCGGTGTGTTCTCCGGCATCGCCGACGCCGATGACCACATCCACCCCGGCGGCTACCCGGGAGCGTTTCGAGAGCTGCTCGGCGTCCGCGCCGAGGAGTTCGGCGGCCTGCTGGCCGGTCAGACCGTGGCCCTGTCCGGTGACCTGCCGGCCGGCTCCACCGGATCGCTGCTGACCCACGACGTGGCGGTGCGGCCCGATGTGGAGGTGCTCGCGCGCTTCGTCGACGGCCCGTTCCCCGGCGTGCCTGCGATCACCGGGCGCACCGTCGGCGCCGGCCGCGCGAGCTTCGTCGCCACGGTGCCCGACCGCGCCGCCCTGGTGGCGCTCGTCGGCCGGTTCGCCGCGGATGCCGGCATCCACTCCCCGCTGCCGGAAGAGGTGCACGGCACCGTGCAGCTCGCCGTGCGTCAGAGCGACAGCCGGGAGTACCTCTTCTACATCAACCACTCGGCGCTGGCCGTGACCGTGCCGCTCGGCGCGGCGGACGGCGACCTCACCGCGGTGGACCTCGGCGGCAGCACCCTCGCGGCCGATTCCCTCACCCTCCCGGCCACCGGCGTTGCCGTGCTGAGCCGAGCCCGAACGGAGGCCTGA